DNA sequence from the Pseudomonadota bacterium genome:
AGAGTTCGTCGATCGCGCCTTCGGCTTTCAACTCCTTAACGTAGTCGTTGAAACTGGCCGCCAGATGGTAGGCGTTTCTATCGACGATCAGAGACCCGACGCAGGTCGTGTCTTCCAACCGTTCCGTCTTTGACGGCAGGAACGTGAACTGGCCGGGATAGGCGGACTCGACCTTTGTGATGTCGATCGGCGCGTCAAGGACGGTTGCCGTTCCGCGTCCACTGAGGATCTCAAGCGTCACCTGCGCGGTCGATCCGCTTGTGATCTTCTTTGTCTCGGCATCGGGGAAGTATTCGGCAACGTGGGTTTCCTTCCAGGTGCCCGCGGGAAACACAAACGTGACATCGGGACTGTTGAGCTCTTCAAGCGTGAACGGCCCTTCATCGGCCAGAACCGCCACGACACCGCCACCTTGATAGTGCGACTCAAGGAACGTCACGACTTCCGTTCGTTCGGGTTTCCAGCAGAAAACCGGCGCGACATCCCACTTGCCGGATTGAATGCCGGCGATGGCGTTGCC
Encoded proteins:
- a CDS encoding transporter substrate-binding domain-containing protein, with the protein product MADAQETLAEIMDRGTIRMVGVSFPPYIVAAADGTYSGIDYDIVKGYAESIGVEIEMIPGTWGNAIAGIQSGKWDVAPVFCWKPERTEVVTFLESHYQGGGVVAVLADEGPFTLEELNSPDVTFVFPAGTWKETHVAEYFPDAETKKITSGSTAQVTLEILSGRGTATVLDAPIDITKVESAYPGQFTFLPSKTERLEDTTCVGSLIVDRNAYHLAASFNDYVKELKAEGAIDELYNIHIQPVLEGKI